From the genome of Naumovozyma castellii chromosome 7, complete genome:
TTGATAATCTAGACATGATATTATATGAGAATTACCAGCAAATTTCTTATAGTAGGATATTTCATTCATAGCAGCGGAGACGCTTTCAATATCACCAAATGGGCAGTATATTCGTTTTAAAACAAACAGGGGTCCGTTCTCAAATGGTGGCTCCGAATCTAACGTTCGAACGAGATATGAATATGACAAGTTCTCATCTTGCAGCAGTTTCTCAATCTTGTAATCTCTCGCATTGATGGAAATGATCGAATTTGTACCTGAGCTCAAACATGGGCAGCAGCATGTATACAACCTTATAATATTTAGCATAGTTCCGGGTTTATTCTCTTATTGTTGGGTGTTTAGTAAGGAAGAACAGAGTCCATATGCAGAGAAAACAAACGACCCTTATTAATTTTCATCGATTTTAAAAACTGGATAACAGTGGAAATTCATTCAAAACAATAACAGCAAAGTAACCAATCCACCAGGGtgatatattaaaattattagtatCTACTTTTGTTAACTaattattccaaagaaCCATCTTTAATCAAGTATTATAGTGCTAGATGCTACTTGACCGAGAATCTATATCACGTGCACCGAATGGTGTTTTTTGCGAAGGAAGAACatcaagaattgaaaaatttacatTGAACATTAAGATGTAAATAGTTCAAACACAGTAAATAGCCATTAAAAGATATAACCAACTGCTTGTCACACAACTCCAATGTCTATCCAAACCAGCGATCCAAATGAAACCGCCGACTCACTAAAGTCGCTTTCGCTAATCGCATCTCATTCACATATTACAGGACTTGGCTTAGATCCTCAACTACAACCTTTGCCTACGTCCCAGGGTATGGTAGGTCAGTTAAAGGCTCGTCGTGCCGCAGGTATCATATTGAAGATGGTTCAGAATGGTACCATTGCTGGTAGGGCTGTCCTTGTTGCGGGGCCTCCATCTACAGGGAAAACTGCGTTGGCTATGGGGTTATCTCAATCTTTGGGGAAAGATGTTCCATTTACCGCGTTAGCTGGGTCTGAGATTTTTAGTTTGGAGCTAAGTAAGACTGAAGCGTTGACTCAAGCTTTGAGAAAGTCCATTGGTGTGAGAATTAAGGAAGAGACTGAATTGATTGAAGGTGAAGTGGtagaaattcaaattgatagGTCTATTACTGGTGGTCATAAACAAGGTAAGTTAACGATCAAGACGACTGATATGGAGACCATTTATGAATTAGGGAACAAGATGATTGATGGGTTGACTAAGGAAAAAGTTCTTGCGGGGGACGTGATTTCCATTGATAAAGCTAGCGGGAAGATCACTAAGCTTGGGAGATCATTTGCTAGATCAAGAGATTATGATGCCATGGGTGCGGATACCAGATTTGTTCAATGCCCAGAAGGTGAATTGCAGAAGAGGAAAACTGTTGTACATACTGTTTCTCttcatgaaattgatgTGATAAATTCTAGAACGCAGGGGTTCCTTGCGCTATTCACTGGTGACACTGGTGAAATTAGATCAGAAGTGAGAGATCAAATTAATACTAAAGTGGCAGAATGGAAGGAGGAAGGTAAAGCAGAGATCGTTCCTGGtgttttatttattgatgaagtCCATATGCTTGATATTGAATGTTTTTCCTTTATCAACAGAgccattgaagatgaatttgCACCTATCATTATAATGGCTACTAATAGAGGTATTTCTCAAACTAGAGGTACCAATTACAAGTCGCCTCATGGGTTACCTCTTGATTTATTAGACAGATCGATTATTATTACAACATCCAGTTATAACGAAGAGGAGGTGAAGACTATCTTATCAATTAGAGCACAGGAGGAAGAAGTAGAATTGGCACCTGATGCCTTGGATTTACTAACCAAGACTGGGATGGAAACCAGTCTACGTTATAGTAGCAATTTAATCTCTGTAGCACAACAAATTGCtcaaaagaggaagagtAATGTAGTGGAGATTGTTGACATTAAGAGAGCCTACTTATTATTCTTAGATAGTAAGAGGTCTGTGAAATTTGTTCAAGAGAACGAATCTCAATACATCGACGATCAAGGTAACGTACAAATATCCACGGTAACTGccaaagatgaagatgccATGGACACTACCGAATAAATACTTGTGTAGTACTACTACTATTGAATAATCTAAATAAAATAAGATAAGTATATTAGAATAGAAATTGATTTACAAAAATACTTGTTTAGATATGCGCACGTGTGTATAGTTTCTTAGATGtatgtatatattattattcaatctACTGTATGTTAGCTTACTCCGAACCTCTCGTATTCATAATCAATGCAATAATCATTCCATATAGTCCCAAAACTTCGGAGAAAATAAGTATCAAGACGATCCCAACAAACAATCTAGGTTGGTGCATATATTTCCTCACTCCAACATCCCCAACGATCCCAATAGCATACCCACTACTCAAGCAAGCGAATCCCACACACAGCCCACAACTCAAATGCATAAACCCATTGAACAATGTATAATCCTCTGTGGGCGACAAATTCCCCGCTATCAACACGGCAACGACCAGTCCGTAAATGGCCAAGATACCACTCATGACCACTGGAATCAAAGATTTCATGATCAATTCCGGTTTGAAAGTACCTATACCTGAAATACCGATCCCCGACTTGGCTGTTCCAATAGCGGCACCGACGTTGGATAGGACCATTGCTGCAGCACAGCCAGCGAATCCAAAGAAGGGGGCGTAAAATGGAGCGTATGGGTTTAGTTCGGTGGAAGACATGTATAAATGTGGTAATTGTCGTTCCTTGTGTTGGTACTGCTTTTGTAGTTGATGGTTGTTGCAAGAAAAGAGGTCCGTTTAATgtcaatatatttcaatggaTGCTGCATTGCGAACAAAATTCCGCGAGCGCAGCGTACACAgtgatttttttttatttattatgaAGTGAAGTGGTAAACAAACGTAAACATCTACAGCTTAATTGATTGATGGAAGGATCTGTCGATAAACAGGTCGCTGAAGAGACTATAGGACATGTCATTTCCTCATTCGGAAAGACTGGATGTTACAGTGGAACAGTTGAAGAGTATATATGGACAATTACAAGAGGTGTTTAACGATAAGTTCAGTCAGATTCTTCCTCCAGATCAAGTGGACGATAACGATCCCCTAAAGAGACAAGTACAGATACAATTGCAAGATTTCTTGTCGGGGGTGATGGAGATGGCGGctaattctttgaatgtGGTCAATGCAGATATGGATGGGAGGAGCATTAAGGATGTGTTATTAGAATCTGAAAGAGAGTACATGGAGCCCTTTGACCTCGAATTGAACGAGAAAGTGAGACAGTTGTACCAGGAGTGGGAGGATCAGACAGTGAAAGTGTCTCAATTAAGACAGAACGGGCCTTTGAAAGtgaatgaaatatataacgggtccaaagaagaatactTGTCGCGGTTGGATGCCAGGATTAACAGTCTCTCGCAAGATGAGGCGATGGAGGATGATGCGGATACAGATGTAGCACTGGCACCCATGGATACCACCATTAAACAGGATTACCAGGAGGCCCTACAGAACTTGTATGACACTGGACAGAGAATACCAGATATCCGTGGTGATGTTGAGAAGTTGAAACGACTAGTAGCCTATTTCGATAGGGCTGGTTAGGGTTGGCCTGTGCGCCCTAGGGCTTGTGTGCGCCgtaataaaaaattacgCGTAAAAGTTAAACGCGTAATTTGCTGGTTTCGCACTTTCTTTGTGTAACTCGTTTTCCTTCCTTCTGTTTCAGCCAGCAGCCACGATGCAATTTGACAtgattggaaaatttcaaactgGAACTGGAAGTCCTCCCCATCTATTTAAAGCTTACACGTAGCACACTCCCACATAACGAAACCCACTTCTCCACAGACACATAACACCAACATGAGCTACGATAGCCCCTACAATACCAATGCCAACCCATACGACGAGAGTTATGAGctgaataataataatggcCCCACACAAGGTCAGCGCTTGCAAAATGACCACGGCAATGATTTTGTCTCCTTTATGAACAGAATCAACTCCATCAACCAGAAGCTGGACTCTTATGACGCTCTCATTACGCAGATTGACTCGTTGCACAAGAATCTTTTGATTGAAGTTAATAACGAAGACGCACAAATGCTAAGGAATAGACTGGATGGATTTGTCTCTCAGGCAACTGATTTACAATAccaattgaaagatgaaattaaagaagctCAAAGAGTAGCGTTGAGAGACGTTAACATGCAAACTCAAGCGGAAAATTCAAGACAAagatttttgaaattgattcaagatTACAGAGTCATCGATTCTGATTATAAGGATCGTAATAAAGAACAGGCAAAGAGACAATATATGATTGTGCAGCCTGATGCtacagatgatgaagtggAAAACGCCATCAATGATGTTGGTGGCCAACAAATATTCTCACAGGCTTTACTTAACGCTAATAGGCGTGGGGAGGCAAAAACTGCTTTGGCAGAAGTACAGGCAAGACATCAAGAATTAttacaattggaaaaatcaATGGCCGAATTGACACAATTGTTTAATGATATGGAGCAATTGGTTAttgaacaacaagaaacaattgatGTCATTGATCAAAACGTGGAGGAAGCCCAACAAGATGTCGAACAGGGGATCGGACATACTAATAAAGCCGTCGAAAGTGCAAGAAGGGCgagaagaaacaagataAGATGTTACATCATCTGTTTCTTgattgttgctgttgttgtagtGGTCGTGGTGGTCCCATCCGTCGTTGTCACAAGGCACTAATCGTTTACATGTGATACCTGTTTCTAACCTCTACCTACGTatattatttcttctttgtaaCTGCTTTCATTAATTTAATGCAAAAAACAAACTTCTTATCATCTCCAACTTTAGTCACCGCCAATGATCCTCACCagaatttatcatttttttatttttagtgaatatgaaatttcaattttcaGAAAAAAAGATAGAAACAGAAGATGACTAGTTTtaacaacaataaaaatAGTGGCGCCAGCTTGTTTCAATGCTTTGGGTTTGAAAGTTTTAAACATTTCTTCCATTTACTACTTTAATTTTTGTCTTTCAGAAAATCAAGAATCAACCTAATTCGAATGTGAATATTAGCTactaaatatatataaatagaACACCGCTTAGTAGACAATGATACTCGTGACGGACATCTCATAAGTCTCTGCTACTACAAGAAAATGGATATTTAGTGATACTGTCACTGAAATAAAATGCTGAGACATAATCCAACTTGCAATCAATAGAATGAGCTGCtcagaaaaaaaagtttcTTCATAAAAAGCAAACTTTCCACACTCAACTCGATAGGAGACGTGTTTCTTATCTGTCCCACTCACTGTTAATCCAGATATCACGACACGACAACAACTGTCAATTTACTTTACCGCCAACACTTTTTCTCGAAGCAAAGGCGCACACTCGCAACtcaacaaaatatatttcacATGCAACttgttttgaaaaatatgacCGTGTAATTCTCTCGAACAATTGCTCTTCACCGATTCATCCTTCCTTCCATATATAACCAACAAGGTATTCGTTTGCTCAGACTAGCTCAATTGCTAATATCAACAAACGTAACTGATCAACTACATACAAAATGGTTATGAAACCAGAAGTTGAACAAGAATTGGCTCATGTCCTTTTGACAGAGCTTCTAGCTTATCAATTCGCATCTCCAGTGAGATGGATTGAAACTCAAGACGTCTTCTTGAAAGATATGAACACAGAAAGAGTCGTCGAAATCGGTCCATCCCCAACTTTGTCAGGGATGGCTCAAAGaactttgaagaataagTACGAATCATATGATGCTGCTTTATCTTTGCAAAGACAAATCTTATGTTACTCTAAGGACGCCAAGGAAATTTACTACACTCCTGACCCAGTCGCTGAAGCTCCAGAGGAAGAAACTAAAGCCACTGAAGCTCCTGCCGCCGCTGCTGCTCCAGCTCCAGCTCCGGTTGCCGCTGCCGCTCCAGTTGCCGTCGCTGCCCCAGCCCCATCAGCTGCTGCTGCCGAACTACCTGATGCTCCTGTTAAGGCTTCCTTATTGTTGCACGTCTTAGTCGCTcataaattaaagaaatcacTGGACTCTATTCCAATGTCAAAGACCATTAAAGATTTGGTTGGTGGTAAATCTACTGTGCAAAATGAAATTCTTGGTGATTTAGGTAAGGAATTCGGATCTACACCAGAAAAGCCAGAAGACACTCCACTTGAAGAATTGGCTGAAACTTTCCAAGACACATTTTCCGGTTCTTTAGGTAAGCAATCCACCTCTCTAATCTCAagattaatttcttctaagATGCCTGGTGGGTTCACCATCACTGTTGCTAGAAAGTACTTGCAATCTCGTTGGGGTTTACCTTCCGGTAGACAAGATTCTACTTTGTTAGTAGCTTTGTCCAATGAACCAGCTGCTCGTCTTGCCTCGGAAGCTGATGCAAAGAGCTTCTTAGATGGACAAGCTCAAAAGTACGCCTCTATTGCAGGTGTAGATTTATCTGCTGCTTCTGCTCCTGCTGCAGCCAGTGGAGCAGGCAGTGCTGGTGGTGCCACTATCGATGCTGCTGCattggatgaattgaaCAAGGATCACCAAGTTCTAGCTCGTCAACAATTGCAAGTCTTGGCTCGTTATTTAAAGATGGATCTAGATGGTGGTGAAAGAAAGTTCCTAAAAGAGAAAGATACCGTCAAAAATTTACAAGCTCAGTTAGATTTCTTAACTGAAGAATTAGGTGAATTCTACGTCGGTGCTTTGAATACTGCCTTTTCAAGAAAGAAGGCCAGAGTTTTTGACTCATCTTGGAATTGGGCTAAGCAGTCATTGCTACACTTGTATTTCGAAATCATCCATGGTGTCTTGAAGAACATTGATAGAGAAGTGGTGAGTGAAGCCATTAATATCATGAATAGATCCAATGATGCCTTGATCAAGTTCATGGAATATCATATCAATAACACTGACGAAACTAAGGGTGAAAATTACAAATTAGTCAAAGATTTGGGTGaacaattaattgaaaattgtaaattGGCCCTTGACTTAGACCCTGTGTACAAGGATATCTCTAAACCAACTGGTCCAAAGACTGTTATTGACAAGAATGGTAACATTAAGTACTCTGAAGAACCAAGAGAAAAGGTGAGAAAACTATCCCAATACATTCAAGAAATGGCTCTAGGTGGTCCATTAAGTAAGGCTCCAGGAACTAccattcaagaagatttgaCCCGTGTTTACAAGGCCATTAGTGCACAAGCTTCAACCCATGAAATCTCTGACTCTACCAAATTGGAATTCGAAAAGATTTACGGTGATTTGATGCAATTCTTAACCAACTCCAAGGAAATCGATGCATCTCAAACTACTCAATTAGCCGGTGGcgaagatgaagacgatgatTTAGATAAGGATTCCACCAAGGAAGTtgcatcattatcaaaCAAATCCACCATTTCTAAGAGTGTCTCCTCTACTGTTCCAAGAGAAACAGTTCCTTTCTtacatttgaagaagaagtcaTCAAGTGGTGCATGGAAGTACGATCGTCATTCTTCTGCTCTATTCTTAGATGGGTTGGAAAAGGCTGCCGTTAACGGTGTTACTTACAAGGATAAATATGTCTTGCTTACTGGTGCCGGTAACGGTTCCATTGGTGGTGAAATTTTAAGAGGTTTACTACAAGGTGGTGCCAAGGTTATTGCTACTACTATTGGTATTAACAAGGCAAACATGGAATATTTCCAATCAGTTTATGCTAAGTTTGGTGCCAAGGGTTCCACTTTAGTTGTTGTTCCATTCAACCAAGGTTCCAAGCAAGATGTGGAAGCTTTAATCAACTATATTTACGATGATGAAAAGGCCGGTGGTTTAGGTTGGGATTTGGATGCCATTATTCCATTTGCTGCCATTCCAGAAAACGGTATTGAATTAGACAATATTGATTCCAAATCTGAATTTGCTCACAGAATTATGTTGACCAATATCTTTAGAATCATGGGTAACgtcaagaaacaaaaatcTGCTAAGGGTATTGAAACTAGACCTGCCCAAGTCATCTTACCAATGTCTCCAAACCATGGTACTTTTGGTGGTGATGGTTTGTATTCTGAATCCAAATTATCTTTGGAAACATTATTCAACAGATGGTTCTCTGAATCCTGGGGTAACCAATTAACCATTTGTGGTGCCATTATTGGTTGGACCAGAGGTACTGGTTTAATGAGTGGTAATAACATTATTGCTGAAGGTATTGAAAAGATGGGTGTCCGTACTTTCTCTCAAAAGGAAATGGCCTTTAACTTATTAGGTTTATTGACTCCTGAAGTTGTTCAATTGTCACAAAAGGCACCTGTTATGGCTGATTTGAATGGTGGGTTacaattcttgaaagatttgaaagagTTCACTCGTAAATTACGTACTGATTTGACTGAAACTTCTGAAATTAGAAAGGCTGTTTCCATTGAAACTGCATTGGAACACAAGACAGTTAATGGTGATAATGCTGATGCTGCATATGCTCAAGTGGAAATTCAACCAAGAGccaatattcaattaaatttccCAACTTTGAAATCATACAAGGATATTAAAGCTACTGCAGCACCTGAACTGGAAGGTTTAttagatttggaaagaGTCATTGTGGTTACTGGTTTCTCTGAAGTTGGTCCATGGGGGTCTTCCAGAACTAGATGGGAAATGGAATCATCTGGTGAATTCTCATTGGAAGGTTGTGTGGAAATGGCTTGGATGATGGGGTTGATTAAGTATCATAATGGTAATTTGAAAGGTCGTCCATACACTGGTTGGGTTGATGCTAAGACCAATGAACCTATTGATGATAAGGATGTTAAGAGTAAATACGAAAGTCATATCCTTGACCATGCTGGTATTAGATTAATTGAACCTGAATTGTTTAATGGTTACAACCCAGAAAGAAAGCATatgattcaagaaattattgttGAGGAAAACATGGAACCATTTGAAGCTTCTAAAGAAACAGCTGAACAATTCAAGCATGAGCATGGTGATAAAGTGgacatttttgaaatccCTGAAACTGGTGAATATTCtgttaaattattaaaggGTGCCACTTTATACATTCCAAAGGCCTTGAGATTTGATCGTCTTGTGGCTGGTCAAATTCCAACTGGTTGGAACGCTAAGACTTATGGTATCTCTGATGATGTTATTTCTCAAGTGGATCCAATTACTTTGTTTGTCTTAGTTTCCGTGGTGGAAGCATTTATTGCGTCTGGTATTACTGATCCATATGAAATGTACCAATACGTCCATGTTTCTGAAGTGGGTAACTGTTCCGGTTCCGGTATGGGTGGTGTTTCCGCATTACGTGGTATGTTTAAGGAACGTTATAAGGATGAACCTGTTCAAAATGATATCTTACAAGAATCGTTCATTAACACGATGTCAGCCTGGGTCAATAtgttattaatttcttccagTGGTCCAATTAAGACCCCTGTGGGTGCCTGTGCCACATCTGTGGAATCTGTTGATATTGGTGTGGAAACCATCCTATCTGGTAAGGCTAAGATTTGTATTGTTGGTGGTTATGATGattttcaagaagaaggttCATATGAATTTGGTAACATGAAGGCTACTTCTAACACgttggaagaatttgaacATGGTCGAACCCCCTCTGAGATGTCTAGACCTGCTACATCGACTCGTAACGGGTTCATGGAAGCACAAGGTGCTGGtattcaaatcattatgAATGCTGATTTGGCTTTGAAGATGGGTGTTCCAATTTATGGTATTGTTGCCTTGACCGCGACTGCTACTGATAAGATTGGTAGATCTGTTCCAGCTCCAGGTAAGGGTATCTTAACGACAGCCAGGGAGCATCATggtgatttgaaattccCCActccattattgaatattaagTATAGGAAACGTCAATTGGCTGCTCGTGAGGTTCAAATTAAGCAATGGGTGGagaatgaaattgatcttttgaaatatgaaGTCAGTGAAGTTCCATTGGATGATCAAGAGGAATTCTTCGTGGAACGTACCAAGGAGATCAACCATGAGGCATCCAAGCAATTGAAGGCAGCCCAAAGTCAATGGGGGAATGAATTCTTTAAGAATGAACCACGTATTGCTCCATTGAGAGGTGCGTTGGCCACGTATGGGTTAaccattgatgatttaGGAGTGGCTTCATTCCATGGTACTTCCACTATGGCCaatgataagaatgaaTCCGCCACTTTGAATGATATGATGAAACATTTAGGTAGATCTGAGGGGAACCCCGTTGTTGGtgttttccaaaaattcttAACTGGTCATCCTAAGGGTGCTGCTGGTGCttggatgatgaatggTGCCTTacaaattttgaatactAGTATTATTCCAGGGAATAGGAATGCGGAcaatattgataaattgttGGAACAATACGAATATGTGTTATTCCCCTCCAAGTCTTTGAAGACCAATGGTATCAAGGCCGTTTCCATTACCTCGTTTGGGTTTGGTCAAAAGGGTGCCCAGGCTATTGTTGTTCATCCAGATTATCTATATGCTGCCATTGATGAATCCAAATACAATGAATATAAGAGCAAGGTTAACAAGAGAGAGAAGACTGCATACAAGTACTTCCATAATGGTATGATCACTAACAAGTTATTTGTCAGTAAAGAGCATGCGCCATACAGTGATGAATTGGAGGAGTCAGTCTATTTGGATCCATTAGCGCGTGTTTCTCAGGACAAGAAGGACGGTAGTTTAACGTTCAACAGTGGATCGATCCAAAACAAGAACACTTATGCGTCTGCATCCAACAGGGAGACCGCAGCCATCGTGAGAGAATTGACCAAGGAAGTAGCTAATACCAAGACGAATGTTGGAGTGGACGTGGAGTTGATTACGAGTATCAATGTGGAAAACGAAACATTCATTGAACGCAATTTCACCGCCAGCGAGATCGCATACTGTTCCCAGCAACCAAGTGTGCAGAGTTCGTATGCCGGGACATGGTCCGCCAAGGAAGCAGTTTTCAAGTCCTTGGGAGTGCAGTCACGGGGCGCGGGAGCGTCTCTGAAAGAGATTGAAATTTCCCGTGTTCATGGAAACGCGCCCGTTGTAGTGTTGCACGGAGATGCTAAGAAGATTGCTACGGGTGCGGGCATTGTGGAGGTGAACGTTTCCATCTCACACGACGACTTCCAGTCCATTGCCGTTGCGATCTCCACTAAGAAGTAAGTAGTCGACAGATGAATAGTTTATGTAATGTTACGTAAGGCACGTGTGTGCAATGCAAGATCCTAGTACCGGATGGGACGGAGGGCTCCGATTTACCTGGTAGAATGGGCATGGACATGGGCATGGGCCAGGAACCGCATTCCCGCGGGCGAGAAAATAGCGCACAGGAGAGCCCCTTGAGTCGGGAATGGAGCCCTGTGTGGTGCTGTCCGGGCGGGGCGTAAGCTTACGCGCGGGAATTGGAACCGCGTGCCCCTTTTTCCCCTTTTGAGCCATGGCAGACCGAGACAATGCAGGCGCGGGCTACCCGGCCGTCTGGGCACCCCCTTGCACGCGAACAATGTCGACGGAGATGCATGCAGCGCAGTGCATACAAACGCACTGCATGTGGAACCAGAAGCGACTCAGGAGTACTCTGTGATGTCTGTGTGACTGGACTTGATAACACGACACTCGAATGCAGGCGTCGGTCTCCCTCATGATCGGCCTCGAAGGATGGAAAGGGAAGGGAACGGCCGACTGCCAGGCATGTTTGTATGtatgtgtgtgtgtgtatatatatatatgtgtgTGTAGACACTAATTAAAATAGCTAGAACGTTACGCCCGCCACCCCTACCTCTCTCCAAGTTAACATATCGCCAATCCAATCAGGAATAATGATCTCGGagaataaattgaataacaaacaaaagaaaccatacaagaataattttaaatgtACCGGGTATGGGGACTGTCACATGGCCTTCACCAGGGCTGAACATTTGGCAAGACATATAAGGAAGCACACTGGGGAGAAACCTTTCCAGTGCGACGTGTGCTTGAAGAGGTTTAGCAGAGTGgataatttgaaacaacATCGCGAATCCGTCCATGCAACGGTCGTTAATGCGGCATCCAAGAATGTACCACTCGTCGCTAAGGGTAGAGTGgaaaaaccaaaaaaaattatactAAATAAcgaaaatttcaagaaagtgatagaacaaaaattgaaatcattGGCAACTACGAATGAAACGCCTCATAATGATAGTTTGGGCGTGATGACACCagatataaataatattatggTCTCAAATTCAAGTCCACCAATTTCGCCACTAATGCGCTTACCAAtagcatcttcatcatcgtcatcgtcatcatgCGCAACTTCATATTTTACAGAGCCAAGACACCAACAGCAGCAGTATGTGTATTACCCCCTTCAGCAACATCCACAACCATCCTTGGAGTGTCCGTACATATTACCACCCATTCTACCAACCACACAATTTCATTCCTATATACCGTCTACCGCAAGTGCCCAGTTCCCATTGATAAATCCGGCACCACAGAATAATATTACTGGCGCCAGTAAACAATCCGgttccaccaccaccaccaacaCTAAATCAAGCATAAACATGAAaactaataatgaaaaaccTACTAATGAATCATCAGTACGTCTAAGCGTAAAATATATACTTTcataattatattattatacaaCAAAACTTAATACCTTTCCTCCCTATACTTGACAACTCTTGGCCGCGGTGTACTGATTTATTTCACTCACAagaaatttccaatatttccatCAACTTCAAcatatctatctatctatcgattgattgatttaCTCCATGGCTACTTCATAAACAGATCATCGCAACTGCTCATTCTCATACATAGCATCCTGTCCTGtctgaaaaaaataataatacgTCTATTGTGCTCGTACCCGAAGGTAGAAACCgaccaataataataatgaataataccGAACATTCACAACCGACAAAGAGAGCATTATCCCTAGATGATTTAGTCAATCATGACGATACGGACAAGATTAAACTACAAAAAACAGAAAATCAACCTTCTCAACCAGACGCCCAACCAGAACAGAACGTTTCTCCTAGATTGCCTCCTGTACCTGCTCCCCAAGAAACTAATAATGCCACTTCTAATGCAAGATTACCGCTTACAACTGCCCCAtctcctcctcctcctgCTGTTGCAGTGGAAAAATCAAACGTATCGTCAGATTCATCAATGGGACCCGATGATGAAACTGATACggatgatgatattgcaGGAAACGGAGAAATTAACTTTGATTCTCCCATGGCCTTTGACTATGATAAACAAGATAGAAATTCACCTGTGAAACCGGCACTACCTGCCaaaaggaaagaaaaactCAAAAAACCCAAGAAGGAGGaaccagaagaagaagaag
Proteins encoded in this window:
- the USV1 gene encoding Usv1p (ancestral locus Anc_6.256) is translated as MISENKLNNKQKKPYKNNFKCTGYGDCHMAFTRAEHLARHIRKHTGEKPFQCDVCLKRFSRVDNLKQHRESVHATVVNAASKNVPLVAKGRVEKPKKIILNNENFKKVIEQKLKSLATTNETPHNDSLGVMTPDINNIMVSNSSPPISPLMRLPIASSSSSSSSCATSYFTEPRHQQQQYVYYPLQQHPQPSLECPYILPPILPTTQFHSYIPSTASAQFPLINPAPQNNITGASKQSGSTTTTNTKSSINMKTNNEKPTNESSVRLSVKYILS
- the FAS2 gene encoding trifunctional fatty acid synthase subunit FAS2 (ancestral locus Anc_6.257) — its product is MVMKPEVEQELAHVLLTELLAYQFASPVRWIETQDVFLKDMNTERVVEIGPSPTLSGMAQRTLKNKYESYDAALSLQRQILCYSKDAKEIYYTPDPVAEAPEEETKATEAPAAAAAPAPAPVAAAAPVAVAAPAPSAAAAELPDAPVKASLLLHVLVAHKLKKSLDSIPMSKTIKDLVGGKSTVQNEILGDLGKEFGSTPEKPEDTPLEELAETFQDTFSGSLGKQSTSLISRLISSKMPGGFTITVARKYLQSRWGLPSGRQDSTLLVALSNEPAARLASEADAKSFLDGQAQKYASIAGVDLSAASAPAAASGAGSAGGATIDAAALDELNKDHQVLARQQLQVLARYLKMDLDGGERKFLKEKDTVKNLQAQLDFLTEELGEFYVGALNTAFSRKKARVFDSSWNWAKQSLLHLYFEIIHGVLKNIDREVVSEAINIMNRSNDALIKFMEYHINNTDETKGENYKLVKDLGEQLIENCKLALDLDPVYKDISKPTGPKTVIDKNGNIKYSEEPREKVRKLSQYIQEMALGGPLSKAPGTTIQEDLTRVYKAISAQASTHEISDSTKLEFEKIYGDLMQFLTNSKEIDASQTTQLAGGEDEDDDLDKDSTKEVASLSNKSTISKSVSSTVPRETVPFLHLKKKSSSGAWKYDRHSSALFLDGLEKAAVNGVTYKDKYVLLTGAGNGSIGGEILRGLLQGGAKVIATTIGINKANMEYFQSVYAKFGAKGSTLVVVPFNQGSKQDVEALINYIYDDEKAGGLGWDLDAIIPFAAIPENGIELDNIDSKSEFAHRIMLTNIFRIMGNVKKQKSAKGIETRPAQVILPMSPNHGTFGGDGLYSESKLSLETLFNRWFSESWGNQLTICGAIIGWTRGTGLMSGNNIIAEGIEKMGVRTFSQKEMAFNLLGLLTPEVVQLSQKAPVMADLNGGLQFLKDLKEFTRKLRTDLTETSEIRKAVSIETALEHKTVNGDNADAAYAQVEIQPRANIQLNFPTLKSYKDIKATAAPELEGLLDLERVIVVTGFSEVGPWGSSRTRWEMESSGEFSLEGCVEMAWMMGLIKYHNGNLKGRPYTGWVDAKTNEPIDDKDVKSKYESHILDHAGIRLIEPELFNGYNPERKHMIQEIIVEENMEPFEASKETAEQFKHEHGDKVDIFEIPETGEYSVKLLKGATLYIPKALRFDRLVAGQIPTGWNAKTYGISDDVISQVDPITLFVLVSVVEAFIASGITDPYEMYQYVHVSEVGNCSGSGMGGVSALRGMFKERYKDEPVQNDILQESFINTMSAWVNMLLISSSGPIKTPVGACATSVESVDIGVETILSGKAKICIVGGYDDFQEEGSYEFGNMKATSNTLEEFEHGRTPSEMSRPATSTRNGFMEAQGAGIQIIMNADLALKMGVPIYGIVALTATATDKIGRSVPAPGKGILTTAREHHGDLKFPTPLLNIKYRKRQLAAREVQIKQWVENEIDLLKYEVSEVPLDDQEEFFVERTKEINHEASKQLKAAQSQWGNEFFKNEPRIAPLRGALATYGLTIDDLGVASFHGTSTMANDKNESATLNDMMKHLGRSEGNPVVGVFQKFLTGHPKGAAGAWMMNGALQILNTSIIPGNRNADNIDKLLEQYEYVLFPSKSLKTNGIKAVSITSFGFGQKGAQAIVVHPDYLYAAIDESKYNEYKSKVNKREKTAYKYFHNGMITNKLFVSKEHAPYSDELEESVYLDPLARVSQDKKDGSLTFNSGSIQNKNTYASASNRETAAIVRELTKEVANTKTNVGVDVELITSINVENETFIERNFTASEIAYCSQQPSVQSSYAGTWSAKEAVFKSLGVQSRGAGASLKEIEISRVHGNAPVVVLHGDAKKIATGAGIVEVNVSISHDDFQSIAVAISTKK